The candidate division WOR-3 bacterium genomic interval GTGTCTGCACGACGATGCAGACCAGGATTCCGACGACTACTCGCGGCATGACTGCCGCGATGATACGCAGGTCGAGGTGGATCAGCACTCACACGACTACTCTGCGGTTGATTCTCAGAACGGCTGTGGCGGCCAGTGACGCTGCTATTTTGAAGATCGTCTGCAGAACGATTCTCGCGGGGAATCCACCACAGGCGTCCGCAAGGGATGCGTGGGCTAACCGCTGGGTGGACCGCCCGATTCTAGGTCAACTCTCAGGTCGAAGTGGCAGTTCGAAAGCCGCCCAGACCGGTGCGTGGTCGGAACGCGGGTAACCATCCGGATGGTCGCTGTGCTGCCGTCGCTCAGCTTCAAGCAACTGGCTCTCGACCCCGGCGGCAACCTGACCTAGTGAAAGCCGCTGGCTGACAAGGATATGGTCAAACAGGTGGCGCTGTCCCCGGCCGACGTAGGAAAACGTCCGGTCCAGCGGAGCTCGCCACAGGACCTGAAACAGTCTGCGCTCCTCGCTCTGCATCAACTCACTCCCCTCCTCATCCTCAAGGCCCATGACGAGACTGAGAGCCGTTGAGTTGGGCGTGTCGTTGAAGTCCCCGAGCACTGCGTAGTGATCGGCAGTCTTCCGGTCCATCACCTCATCAAGCAGGCAACGCAAACCGGCGGACTCGGCTATCCGGATCAGATTCGAGAGGGACCGACCGAGCAGTCGTCGCCGACGGTACGACTCACTTCCCGGAATCTCCTCGGCCGCCGCCCGCCGTGACTTGAGGTGGACGGCTACGACCAGCAGCGTCTCGCCATTCGGCAACTCAAGCCGTGACCAGGGCAGCGCTCTTCTGAACGCCATCCGCATCGTCTCCCCGCAGGGGCCGGGCAGTACGACCGGAAACTCACGCCACTGTCCCCGCTCGAGAATGGGAAAACGAGAGAGAATGCCGATCTGAATCCTCCTGTTGACGGGCGGTGCGTCGCCCAGAAACCGGTACGAATACCCTCCAAGATCGTCGGCCAACTCGTCGAAACTCTCGGGCTCGCGCACTTCGTCAGTTACCGTCACGTCCGGCGCAAGCCGCATCAACACGTCAACCAGGTAGTCCTTCTTCGCACGGTATGTTCTGTCATCGGAATTGTCCGCCCGACCAAGATTGTGTACGTTGAAGGTCAAGAGCTTGAACCGGACGCGTTGACTCCCCGGTCGCGTGTCTGCTGACTGTATCTGTTCCACGGTGAGTTCTACCGACTCCCGGATGCAATGTCAAGCATGGAGATCAGTCGCAGGCATACAACCATGGTTGCAGTCTAAGCATATGGCTGCTGGTTCTACTGTAACTGAAGGTTGGGTGGCAGATCCCCGATCTGAATCGTATCCCCCCGGGCGAGCAGGACAGATCGCTCCACCAGGTACTCCAGCTCAGAGACATTCCCGGGCCAGCTGAACGTCGCGAGTCGCGACATGACTTCGGGGCAAACGCCGGCCACGTTGCGTCCGAATTCCTGACTGCTGCGGCGGACGAAATGCCGCACCAAGTCCGGGATGTCCTCCGGACGCTCTCTGAGCGACGGCAGCAGCAGCTCCACTGCGCTCAGCTCATGGTACAGCTCTTCCCGGAGCTTCTGCTGTGCAACCAGGTCCGCAAGAGGCTGACTGGTCGTCACGACTATCCTCACGTCGACTTTGACGGATACGCGCCCCCCGACTCTCTCGAAGGTCTTCTCCTGGAGCACTCGCAGTAGCTTGGCTTGTAGGGTCGGGCTCATGCAACCGATCTCTTCGAGGAAGACTGTCCCGCCGTCGCTCGTCTCCAGCTTTCCCTTGTGGGCGGCTACGCCAATCGCGGCTTCTCCATCGGTTCCAAAGCACTCAACCTCCAGCAGCTTCTCCGGCAAGGCCGCGCAGCTCATGGCGACGAACGGCCTTCCGGCCCGAACACCCGAATCGTGCAGGGCGCGGGCAATGGTCTCCTTGCCTGTGCCGCTCTCACCGCGAATCAGTACCGGCACGCATTTGTCGGCCACGGCACAGGCTGTAGCCAACACCTCCAGCATTCGCGGATTCCGACTGACCACGCCCTGATAGCGGAGCCCGGCCAGTTCCGGCCGGCCCTCGATGACGCCCACTGCCAAGTCAACCAGCCGCTGAATCGGCAACGCCAGCAGGTTGGCAACGGCATCGAGCACCAGGTGGCTGTGCTCGGTCGCCACCGGCACGGCCCGCTCAAGGTGAATGCGCCCCAGCACGCTTCCGCCGTAGCGCACCGGCCAACTCAGCACCAGGTCGGTAGCAACTATCTGCTGGCCGGCGGCGACCGCCAGGGCTTGGGCGAGATTCGGGCTGCCCAACGTCAGCAACGGGCGTCCCCGCGCTACGACCGCCGCGCTATCGAACCTCAATGCCTGGAGCAACAGACCGACTGCCCGTCCCAGCAGCACTTTGGGCTCGACTCCCGACGCCGCAAGCCCGGAGATTCCCTGGAGCAGAGCAGCGTCGCTGTCAACCTGCAACTCCTGCTCGAAAAGCAGCCGATTCACCTCATGGCCTTCGGCAACGATACCCAGATTGCGGAATGCACGAGAGGCCGCCTTCAGGTGCGCAACCGCAGTGTCACACTCGCCCTTAGTAAGCAGATACCGACCGTAGTGGAACCGCACCCGAGCCAGGTCCGAGCTTTCCTCAAGGTCATGCAGCAGCGCCATCGCCTGCTCAAAGCAGTCGCGGGCCTGGGTGTCCTCTCCGCGATCGACGTGCAACATCCCCATCACCCTCAACGCCTGGGCTTCCTCGCTGGGCAGCCCTACCTGGCGTGCGAGGGCGGTGGATCTTCCGGCCAGCTCCCGGCAGGTATCGAGCTGCCCCATGTCCAGGGCAAGCTCAGCCATACGCGAGAGCACAACCGCAGCCATGAGGCGGTCTCCAGATTCCTCTGCCAGAGCCAGGGATC includes:
- a CDS encoding tetratricopeptide repeat protein, with the translated sequence MAVDRLFSIQDLKQRQVEASTDAARLAALRDLVDRSSELNREEVEAYAREAVALARKAGSCRDLVRAAIALSSICRDASDADLWKECVDIAGEAARASGNPAHEGQYRYLVGRSHEVQGDYELARDSYERCLKAFRSTEFPGCVGAALNQLANLASIRGQPAEALGYYQECLKIDDELGDIANGALHQFNVGEALHRLGRMDDALESYFRVLALSEQHPEVRHMRPVALNALGELFLERDKTAQAVGIFRMVIEAVERSEVPPHILTQTTASLGLAYHRQGNHASAHHAYSGSLALAEESGDRLMAAVVLSRMAELALDMGQLDTCRELAGRSTALARQVGLPSEEAQALRVMGMLHVDRGEDTQARDCFEQAMALLHDLEESSDLARVRFHYGRYLLTKGECDTAVAHLKAASRAFRNLGIVAEGHEVNRLLFEQELQVDSDAALLQGISGLAASGVEPKVLLGRAVGLLLQALRFDSAAVVARGRPLLTLGSPNLAQALAVAAGQQIVATDLVLSWPVRYGGSVLGRIHLERAVPVATEHSHLVLDAVANLLALPIQRLVDLAVGVIEGRPELAGLRYQGVVSRNPRMLEVLATACAVADKCVPVLIRGESGTGKETIARALHDSGVRAGRPFVAMSCAALPEKLLEVECFGTDGEAAIGVAAHKGKLETSDGGTVFLEEIGCMSPTLQAKLLRVLQEKTFERVGGRVSVKVDVRIVVTTSQPLADLVAQQKLREELYHELSAVELLLPSLRERPEDIPDLVRHFVRRSSQEFGRNVAGVCPEVMSRLATFSWPGNVSELEYLVERSVLLARGDTIQIGDLPPNLQLQ